The proteins below are encoded in one region of Bacteroidales bacterium:
- a CDS encoding FAD-dependent oxidoreductase: MSFFDLKGFVRPLTGISQFGKNPHTKRMDVLGQDTADRYRGFHYNDLQDCIGCGNCSTICMNEAIDMVELAAEFNIKEEKGNSGLRPRVDYGRCCWCALCVDVCPTGSLNLTKEYNYVSPDANSFLWTPGVDNPYGKDQLSFTSNNETSLMVFNRVPMRELDGAERVKSFAEVVLGYNEEEARAEASRCISCGLCTEVCPDHMHIPEYINAIAKGNDEDALKIIYDNNPLPEMCGKVCTRRCEDVCAIAVRGEAVAIRWLKRYATERAQTSDLIKEIVNPEIKEANGYKVGIIGAGPSGLTAAYYLALRGFDVTVFEAKKFAGGMTMYGIPKYRLPMESLDKQIGYLQKIGVKIEFNTRVGTDITFDEIYKKNDAVFIGIGFEKPWKLGVEGEDLENSIPAVEYLRLINNEESFDVGKKVVVIGGGNVAIDGARVSARYGADVTILYRRRVQDMPADWEEIEGAEDEGVHIHPQAIPVRIIADESGKKVKAIEYIEAKMVAEEGARPRPVPIEGSNKIIEVDTIIGAIGQEADYSFISEEYVDKIDLNRGRIVTNDQQQTSDPKVFAGGDAVNRTADAISAIADGFRAVKGIEAMLLKNKK, translated from the coding sequence ATGAGTTTTTTCGATTTAAAAGGATTTGTAAGACCACTAACGGGTATATCACAGTTCGGTAAAAATCCACATACCAAACGTATGGATGTGCTTGGACAAGATACTGCCGATCGATATCGTGGTTTCCACTATAACGATTTACAGGATTGTATAGGTTGTGGAAATTGTTCTACAATTTGTATGAATGAGGCTATCGATATGGTTGAACTGGCAGCTGAATTTAACATTAAAGAAGAAAAAGGAAATTCCGGTCTTCGCCCAAGAGTTGATTATGGTCGTTGTTGCTGGTGTGCGCTTTGCGTAGATGTTTGTCCAACAGGATCGTTAAATCTGACCAAAGAATATAATTATGTTTCACCTGATGCCAATTCATTTTTATGGACTCCGGGTGTTGATAATCCCTACGGAAAAGATCAACTTTCATTTACAAGCAATAATGAAACCAGTTTGATGGTTTTCAACCGTGTTCCTATGCGTGAGCTTGATGGAGCAGAGCGTGTTAAATCATTTGCCGAAGTAGTATTGGGTTATAACGAGGAAGAAGCGCGTGCTGAGGCTAGTCGCTGTATCTCTTGCGGATTGTGTACCGAAGTTTGTCCTGACCATATGCATATTCCCGAATATATCAATGCTATTGCTAAAGGAAATGATGAAGATGCGTTAAAGATTATTTACGATAATAATCCATTACCCGAAATGTGCGGTAAAGTATGTACTCGTCGATGTGAAGATGTTTGTGCTATAGCTGTTCGTGGAGAGGCCGTTGCTATTCGTTGGTTAAAACGCTATGCTACCGAGCGCGCTCAAACTTCGGATTTGATTAAAGAAATTGTAAATCCTGAAATTAAAGAAGCTAATGGCTATAAAGTAGGTATTATCGGTGCCGGACCTTCCGGTTTAACAGCCGCTTATTATTTGGCTTTACGTGGTTTTGATGTTACTGTTTTCGAAGCCAAAAAATTTGCCGGAGGAATGACGATGTATGGTATTCCAAAATATCGTTTACCTATGGAAAGTTTGGATAAACAGATTGGTTATCTTCAGAAGATAGGTGTAAAAATTGAGTTTAATACTCGTGTGGGTACAGATATTACTTTCGATGAAATATATAAAAAGAATGATGCTGTATTTATTGGTATTGGATTTGAAAAACCTTGGAAATTAGGTGTTGAAGGTGAAGATCTTGAAAATTCTATTCCTGCTGTTGAATATCTTCGCTTGATTAATAACGAAGAATCTTTTGATGTAGGTAAGAAAGTTGTTGTAATTGGTGGTGGAAACGTAGCTATTGATGGTGCACGTGTTTCTGCTCGTTATGGAGCTGATGTAACCATTCTTTATCGTCGTAGAGTACAAGATATGCCTGCTGATTGGGAAGAGATAGAAGGTGCCGAAGACGAAGGTGTTCATATTCATCCACAAGCCATACCTGTTCGTATTATTGCCGATGAAAGTGGTAAAAAAGTAAAGGCTATTGAATATATAGAAGCTAAAATGGTAGCTGAAGAAGGCGCTCGTCCTCGTCCGGTTCCAATAGAAGGCAGCAATAAGATTATAGAAGTTGATACGATTATCGGTGCTATTGGTCAGGAAGCAGATTATTCATTTATTTCAGAAGAATATGTGGATAAGATTGATCTTAATCGTGGCCGGATTGTTACCAACGATCAACAACAAACTTCTGACCCAAAAGTGTTTGCCGGCGGTGATGCTGTAAATCGCACAGCAGATGCCATTAGTGCTATTGCTGATGGTTTCCGTGCCGTAAAAGGTATTGAAGCAATGCTATTGAAGAATAAGAAATAA
- a CDS encoding TerC/Alx family metal homeostasis membrane protein — protein MNNQEFYFFTAYIVFVVLMLSLDLGVFNRKAHVIGMKEALWMSIFWVGLGISAYYFFRHFGYLVHGLDNLEELQARIAFYRHPIDITGLSFEDARDLYNKNLSLEYITSYLIEKALSVDNIFVMILIFKGFGIGNKYFHRVLFWGILGAVIMRFIFIFASAALIHEFYWVLYIFGGFLIYSGAKIFFQKDDEQVETKNHPLVRFASKHFKVAGDYVGQKFILKRDGKYLLTPLFLVLIVIEFSDVIFAMDSIPAIFSITLDPYIVFFSNIFAILGLRALFFLVSNIMDLFRFLQYGLGVLLSFIGIKLLFHDFLYEKLGIGTIESLYLILLILGVSIIASLLFPEKKEDTKDV, from the coding sequence ATGAATAATCAAGAATTCTATTTTTTCACAGCTTATATAGTTTTCGTAGTTCTTATGCTTTCTCTCGATTTGGGCGTTTTTAATCGAAAAGCTCACGTTATCGGCATGAAAGAGGCTCTTTGGATGAGCATTTTTTGGGTTGGTCTCGGCATTTCGGCTTATTATTTCTTTCGCCACTTCGGATATTTAGTTCATGGCTTAGATAATTTGGAAGAGTTACAAGCTAGAATTGCTTTTTATCGTCATCCTATTGATATTACGGGCTTAAGCTTTGAAGATGCACGCGATTTATATAATAAAAATTTATCCCTAGAATATATTACCTCTTATCTGATAGAAAAAGCCCTTTCAGTAGATAATATATTTGTAATGATACTGATATTCAAAGGTTTTGGTATTGGTAATAAATATTTTCACAGAGTACTGTTTTGGGGGATTCTTGGTGCAGTAATTATGCGTTTCATCTTTATTTTTGCCAGTGCTGCTCTTATTCATGAGTTTTATTGGGTACTATATATCTTTGGTGGTTTCTTGATTTATAGCGGTGCTAAAATATTTTTCCAAAAAGATGATGAACAGGTGGAAACTAAAAACCACCCTTTAGTGAGGTTTGCAAGTAAACATTTTAAGGTTGCAGGTGATTATGTTGGGCAAAAATTTATTCTAAAAAGAGATGGTAAATACTTGCTTACTCCTTTATTTTTGGTTTTAATAGTTATTGAATTTTCCGATGTAATATTTGCTATGGATAGCATTCCTGCTATTTTTAGTATTACATTAGACCCTTATATCGTTTTCTTTTCCAATATATTTGCAATCTTAGGATTAAGAGCTCTGTTTTTCTTAGTCTCTAACATTATGGATCTGTTCCGCTTTTTGCAATATGGACTGGGAGTTTTACTATCGTTTATCGGTATCAAACTACTTTTTCACGATTTCTTATACGAGAAATTAGGAATTGGAACAATAGAATCCCTATATCTTATATTACTTATTCTAGGGGTTAGTATTATTGCTTCTTTACTTTTTCCCGAAAAAAAAGAAGATACAAAAGACGTTTAA
- a CDS encoding TraR/DksA family transcriptional regulator, with the protein MTKTTKSVITRYSDEELEEFKEIILSKLEKAKADLIMLTDAYTNKNDHDTNDTSPTFKVLEEGNAVMSKEENSKLANRQEKFISSLEKALIRIENKSYGICRETGKLISKERLKSVPHATLSIEAKLNRPVSR; encoded by the coding sequence ATGACTAAAACAACAAAATCTGTTATAACCAGATACTCCGATGAAGAATTAGAGGAGTTTAAGGAAATCATCCTCTCTAAGTTAGAAAAAGCCAAGGCTGATCTTATAATGTTGACTGACGCGTATACAAATAAAAACGATCACGACACTAACGATACCTCGCCTACATTTAAAGTGTTGGAAGAGGGTAATGCCGTAATGTCGAAAGAGGAAAACAGTAAACTTGCCAATCGTCAGGAGAAATTTATTTCTTCACTCGAAAAAGCCTTAATACGCATAGAAAATAAATCTTATGGTATTTGTCGCGAAACGGGAAAACTTATTTCTAAGGAACGTCTAAAAAGCGTACCTCATGCTACTTTATCTATTGAAGCTAAGCTAAATCGTCCGGTTTCCAGATAG
- a CDS encoding LysM peptidoglycan-binding domain-containing protein, with protein MMQINIKLILRVITLSLFLGLSSVSYAQEWGTVEKSEITEQIGNQVFYLHTIAKGNTFYSLAKVYGVTTDEIKTANPDLDNELKLGAVILIPKADIAEVKTSSSPTVSYDNYFFHIVKQGESLFSIAKIFDVTVEDIVNINKLNSTNISPGFHLKIPEIEYKTTLITKKTEVPQATKKLSYFEYTVQAKETLFSIAKRYGIGLETLKYINNFSGNDIKPGQIVLIPKVVLNKKPQERKTYIIHQVQPKEGLYGIARKYGVNINQIKAINPGLTDAISIGQNIKIPRQPNEKGFIEHKVTDRKEKLSSIAREYEISVHNLKKLNPNAPTKVRRGETIFIPLDFIDKKEEEITEEPFETKKDIEFEQEIYTQNTHRVFNVALMLPLYLSDVDSLLDMDRGELLAKRYETRAFRFLEFYEGAQIAVDSLRQLGMQINFRVYDVNDDKIETALLLQDPSLRDMDLIVSLLFSRSFALVSEFSKEYHIPLVNALSTRRQVIYENPYVFKMIPKPNALYHSVADFVGQNMSEYNTIIVRNNPYQLSNEYNLISGLLKEQVKEKSYFLNAYALQKIDKYMEDKQETYLDTLRYELEKIETAFVLDSVIAHPFDTTWVNNSINTVIYSADSLSGIMNNASLFRDNLIVAMGSDEVFAIELFTKLNFVRDSLNIKVIGLPDDWHSFMNLDVDYSQPFSLRVASENFVDYTSEDVNRFIYKFQKQYNKIPEVETYSFLGYDATFYFLQALFHFGDDMLENIPDFRIPLLQNQLHFEKQNNGGFENIYWNLYRQENYTYKIEK; from the coding sequence ATGATGCAAATAAATATAAAATTAATACTTCGTGTTATAACACTTAGCCTTTTTCTCGGGCTTTCTTCCGTGAGCTATGCTCAAGAATGGGGAACAGTAGAAAAATCAGAAATAACAGAGCAGATAGGGAATCAAGTTTTTTATCTGCATACAATTGCAAAAGGGAATACTTTTTATAGCCTTGCCAAAGTGTATGGAGTAACAACCGACGAAATAAAAACTGCTAATCCTGATTTGGATAATGAACTAAAATTAGGAGCTGTTATTCTAATCCCTAAAGCCGATATAGCAGAAGTTAAAACATCATCAAGCCCAACAGTATCTTACGATAACTATTTCTTTCATATTGTAAAACAGGGTGAATCGCTATTTTCTATTGCTAAGATATTTGATGTAACAGTTGAAGATATAGTTAATATTAATAAACTTAACTCTACCAATATCTCTCCCGGATTTCATTTAAAAATCCCTGAAATAGAATACAAGACGACACTAATAACTAAGAAAACGGAAGTTCCGCAAGCAACAAAAAAGTTAAGCTATTTTGAATATACCGTTCAAGCTAAAGAAACCTTATTTAGTATTGCTAAGCGATATGGAATAGGCTTAGAAACGCTTAAATATATCAATAACTTTTCCGGCAACGACATTAAACCGGGGCAAATTGTATTAATTCCTAAGGTTGTATTAAATAAAAAGCCACAGGAAAGAAAAACATATATTATTCATCAAGTACAACCAAAAGAAGGTTTGTATGGTATTGCCCGAAAATATGGTGTTAATATCAATCAAATAAAAGCAATTAACCCTGGATTGACAGATGCTATTTCTATTGGTCAAAACATTAAAATTCCACGACAACCAAATGAAAAGGGCTTTATTGAACATAAAGTAACCGATAGAAAAGAAAAGTTATCCAGTATTGCTCGTGAATACGAAATTTCTGTACATAATTTAAAAAAGCTAAATCCTAATGCTCCAACAAAAGTCCGTCGGGGAGAAACCATTTTTATTCCCTTAGATTTTATTGATAAAAAAGAAGAGGAAATAACTGAAGAACCGTTTGAAACTAAGAAAGATATTGAATTTGAACAGGAAATATATACTCAAAACACACATCGCGTTTTTAACGTTGCTTTGATGCTCCCTTTGTATTTATCAGACGTTGATAGCTTATTAGATATGGATCGTGGCGAACTATTAGCTAAACGTTATGAGACCCGAGCTTTTCGATTTTTGGAATTCTATGAAGGAGCACAAATTGCCGTTGATAGTCTGAGACAGTTAGGAATGCAAATAAATTTTCGTGTTTACGATGTGAATGATGATAAAATAGAAACAGCATTGCTTTTACAAGACCCTAGTTTACGTGATATGGATTTGATAGTAAGCCTCCTGTTCAGTCGTAGCTTTGCTTTGGTTTCCGAATTTAGTAAAGAATATCATATTCCACTTGTAAATGCACTTTCAACGCGCAGACAAGTTATCTATGAAAATCCTTATGTTTTTAAGATGATTCCAAAACCAAATGCGTTATATCATAGTGTTGCCGATTTTGTTGGACAAAATATGTCGGAATATAATACCATAATTGTGAGAAATAATCCATATCAATTATCTAATGAGTACAATTTAATTTCCGGTCTTCTGAAAGAGCAGGTAAAAGAAAAGTCCTATTTCTTAAACGCTTATGCTTTACAAAAAATAGATAAATATATGGAAGACAAGCAAGAGACATATCTTGATACTTTACGTTATGAATTAGAGAAAATTGAAACTGCATTTGTTTTAGATAGTGTAATTGCTCATCCTTTTGATACAACTTGGGTAAACAATTCTATAAATACAGTTATTTATTCTGCTGATAGTTTGTCCGGAATTATGAATAATGCTTCTCTTTTTCGCGATAATTTAATTGTTGCTATGGGTAGCGACGAAGTTTTTGCTATAGAATTGTTTACCAAACTGAATTTTGTACGCGATTCCTTAAATATAAAAGTAATTGGCTTGCCAGACGACTGGCACAGTTTTATGAATTTAGATGTAGATTATTCTCAGCCATTTAGTTTGCGAGTAGCAAGCGAAAATTTTGTTGATTATACTTCTGAAGACGTAAACCGTTTTATTTATAAATTCCAAAAACAATATAATAAAATTCCGGAAGTTGAAACTTATTCATTTCTTGGATATGATGCTACTTTTTATTTTCTACAGGCTCTTTTCCATTTTGGCGACGATATGTTAGAAAATATTCCTGATTTTCGTATTCCTTTACTTCAAAACCAATTGCATTTTGAAAAGCAAAATAACGGAGGTTTTGAAAATATTTACTGGAATTTGTACCGACAAGAGAACTATACATACAAAATAGAAAAGTGA
- a CDS encoding isoleucine--tRNA ligase — protein MSKMTQYQEYNNLNLSEIAKEVLRFWEENHTFEKSLKTREGKKPFVFYEGPPSANGVPGIHHVMARTIKDIVCRYQTLKGKQVMRKAGWDTHGLPVEIGVEKSLGITKEDIGTKISVEDYNKACRTEVMKYKDLWGNLTKEMGYWVDLDDPYITFDNKYIETVWHLLSKLNEKGLIYKGYTIQPFSPAAGTGLSTHELNQPGCYRDVKDSTMTAQFKVVRSDKSEKLFKNAFGDVFFLAWTTTPWTLPSNTALAVGKKIDYVIVKTYNPYTFEKVTVVLAEKLMNSLFPAKNAELKLEDYEAGQKAIPFEIIGSCKGSELAGIRYEQLMPYAKPKEGDAFRVIIGDFVTTEDGTGIVHIAPSFGADDFKVAAQNGIGSLTMVDKTGRFVKEMGEFAGRFVKSEYYSDDDPLKSQSVDVDIIVKLKKENRAFKAEKHTHSYPHCWRTDKPILYYPLDSWFIKTTAMKDKMIELNKTINWKPAATGTGRFGNWLENLVDWNLSRSRFWGIPLPIWRTKDGEEQIFIGSAEELKNEIEKSVAAGLMDENPLANFVVGDMSKDNYETFDFHRPYVDKIVLVSVSGKAMYREPDLIDVWFDSGSMPYAQWHYPFENKEKIDNFFPADFIAEGVDQTRGWFFTLHAIATMIFDKVAYKNVISNGLVLDKAGNKMSKRLGNAADPFETLEKYGADATRWYMITNAQPWDNLKFDLKGIEEVRRKFFGTLYNTYNFFALYANIDEFTYAEDDIPTQDRPEIDRWILSELNSLILTVDKALSDYELTRAGRAISNFVNEHLSNWFVRLSRRRFWKGDYSSDKISAYQTLYKCLETVAQLSSPIAPFYSEKLFLDLNKVSKKHQEESVHLTYMPVADLDLIDKDLEERMEMAQIFSSMVLSLRKKNHLRVRQPLNKLMIPVLNEKFKEQMDKIKELILSEVNVKTLEFMPEDSSLLVKKIKANFKSLGPKYGKLMKQISAAIMQIDQEGIKTLEKTGVYSLPLADETIEIGIEDVEISTQDIPGWLIANSGVYTVALDTTLTEDLVQEGKARDLINKIQNLRKEKGFEVTDKIQVILQKHPDFDAAIENNFSYICSETLTESLKLSDKLQDGSDSIELTESVSVFIDIKKI, from the coding sequence ATAAGTAAAATGACACAATATCAGGAATATAATAATTTAAACCTTTCGGAGATAGCTAAAGAAGTACTTAGGTTTTGGGAAGAGAATCACACTTTTGAAAAAAGCCTAAAAACTCGCGAAGGAAAAAAGCCTTTTGTTTTTTATGAAGGACCTCCATCTGCTAATGGCGTTCCGGGTATTCATCACGTTATGGCTCGTACCATAAAAGATATTGTTTGTCGTTACCAAACACTCAAAGGAAAACAGGTTATGCGTAAAGCCGGTTGGGATACTCACGGATTACCTGTTGAAATTGGTGTAGAGAAAAGCTTAGGAATTACTAAAGAAGATATAGGAACAAAAATTTCTGTAGAAGATTATAATAAAGCTTGTCGTACCGAAGTAATGAAATACAAAGATCTTTGGGGCAACTTAACAAAAGAAATGGGTTATTGGGTCGATTTAGACGATCCTTATATCACTTTTGATAATAAATATATAGAAACTGTTTGGCATTTATTAAGCAAGCTCAACGAAAAAGGCCTAATCTACAAAGGATATACTATTCAACCTTTTTCTCCGGCTGCCGGAACAGGTTTGAGCACTCACGAGTTAAATCAACCCGGTTGCTATCGCGACGTAAAAGATTCAACTATGACTGCACAATTTAAAGTTGTACGTAGTGATAAAAGTGAGAAATTATTTAAAAATGCTTTTGGTGATGTGTTTTTCTTAGCATGGACAACAACACCATGGACCTTACCATCAAATACCGCTTTAGCTGTCGGAAAAAAAATTGATTACGTTATCGTTAAAACATATAATCCTTACACTTTTGAAAAAGTGACTGTTGTTTTGGCCGAAAAGCTAATGAATAGTCTTTTTCCGGCAAAAAATGCAGAGCTAAAACTAGAAGATTATGAAGCCGGACAAAAAGCAATACCTTTTGAAATTATTGGTAGTTGTAAAGGTTCTGAATTAGCCGGTATTCGTTACGAACAATTAATGCCTTATGCTAAACCAAAAGAAGGTGATGCTTTTCGTGTTATAATTGGAGATTTTGTAACTACTGAAGATGGAACAGGAATTGTGCATATTGCTCCCAGCTTTGGTGCCGATGACTTTAAAGTAGCTGCTCAAAACGGTATAGGCTCTCTAACAATGGTGGATAAAACAGGTCGTTTTGTTAAGGAAATGGGAGAGTTTGCCGGACGTTTTGTTAAATCAGAATATTATTCTGATGACGATCCTTTAAAATCTCAATCTGTTGATGTAGATATTATCGTTAAATTAAAGAAAGAGAATAGAGCCTTTAAAGCCGAAAAACACACTCACTCTTATCCTCATTGTTGGCGTACAGATAAGCCCATTCTTTATTATCCTCTCGATAGTTGGTTTATTAAAACTACAGCAATGAAGGACAAAATGATTGAGCTTAATAAAACCATCAATTGGAAACCTGCTGCTACCGGAACCGGTCGTTTTGGTAATTGGTTAGAAAATCTTGTTGACTGGAATCTGAGTCGTTCTCGTTTTTGGGGAATTCCCTTGCCTATTTGGCGTACTAAAGATGGAGAAGAGCAAATTTTTATAGGTTCTGCCGAAGAACTAAAAAATGAAATTGAAAAATCGGTTGCTGCCGGTTTAATGGATGAAAATCCTTTGGCAAATTTTGTCGTTGGAGACATGTCGAAAGACAATTATGAGACTTTTGATTTTCATCGCCCTTATGTAGATAAAATAGTCTTAGTTTCCGTTTCCGGCAAAGCTATGTATCGCGAACCGGATTTAATAGATGTTTGGTTTGATAGCGGTTCTATGCCTTATGCTCAATGGCATTATCCGTTTGAGAATAAAGAAAAAATCGATAATTTTTTTCCGGCTGATTTTATTGCCGAAGGTGTTGATCAAACACGAGGATGGTTTTTTACACTTCATGCCATCGCTACAATGATTTTTGATAAAGTAGCATACAAAAACGTTATTTCTAACGGTTTGGTTTTGGATAAAGCAGGGAATAAAATGTCGAAACGATTAGGCAATGCTGCCGATCCTTTTGAAACTCTTGAAAAGTATGGTGCCGATGCTACACGTTGGTATATGATTACTAATGCTCAGCCTTGGGATAACTTAAAATTCGATTTAAAAGGAATAGAAGAAGTTCGTAGAAAATTCTTCGGAACGCTTTATAATACATATAACTTTTTTGCTCTTTATGCTAATATCGATGAGTTTACTTATGCCGAAGACGATATTCCTACTCAAGATCGTCCGGAAATAGACCGTTGGATATTATCAGAATTAAACAGTTTAATTTTAACCGTTGATAAAGCACTTTCTGATTATGAATTAACTCGTGCCGGTCGTGCAATATCCAATTTTGTAAATGAGCACTTAAGCAATTGGTTTGTACGCTTAAGTCGCCGCCGTTTTTGGAAAGGCGATTATAGCAGCGATAAAATATCTGCATATCAAACATTATATAAATGTTTGGAGACTGTTGCTCAATTAAGTTCGCCAATTGCTCCTTTTTATAGTGAAAAGCTATTCCTCGATCTAAATAAAGTAAGCAAAAAGCATCAAGAAGAATCTGTTCATTTAACGTATATGCCTGTTGCTGATTTAGATTTAATTGATAAAGATTTGGAAGAACGTATGGAGATGGCACAGATATTTTCTTCAATGGTTTTGTCGCTTCGTAAGAAAAACCATTTACGTGTTCGCCAACCATTAAATAAGTTGATGATTCCTGTTTTAAATGAGAAATTCAAAGAACAGATGGATAAAATCAAAGAGCTTATACTATCGGAAGTAAATGTAAAAACGCTTGAGTTTATGCCGGAAGATTCTTCTTTATTGGTAAAAAAAATCAAGGCTAATTTTAAAAGCCTGGGTCCAAAATACGGCAAACTAATGAAGCAAATTTCGGCTGCCATTATGCAGATAGATCAGGAAGGTATTAAAACACTTGAAAAAACAGGAGTTTATTCTTTGCCTTTGGCAGATGAAACTATTGAAATAGGTATAGAAGATGTTGAGATTTCAACTCAAGATATCCCCGGTTGGTTAATTGCTAATTCAGGAGTTTATACCGTTGCTTTGGATACAACATTAACCGAAGATTTGGTACAAGAAGGGAAAGCTCGCGACCTAATTAATAAGATACAAAATCTACGTAAAGAAAAAGGATTTGAGGTTACCGATAAAATACAGGTGATATTGCAAAAACATCCTGATTTTGATGCTGCAATTGAAAATAATTTTTCTTATATTTGCTCGGAAACGTTAACAGAGTCCTTGAAACTTTCTGACAAACTGCAAGATGGTTCAGACAGCATAGAATTGACTGAATCGGTATCGGTATTTATAGATATTAAGAAAATATAA
- the meaB gene encoding methylmalonyl Co-A mutase-associated GTPase MeaB, whose amino-acid sequence MGKSKNKSAIKIQKGVVSPGSINPNTKENKKLSSTRHSTDYYVQGILNGKRAILSQAITLVESTLISDQELAQKIIESCLPYSQNSIRIGITGVPGVGKSTFIEALGSILVEKYDKKLAVLAIDPSSERSKGSILGDKTRMEKLSNHPNAFIRPSPSAGSLGGVAQKTRESIILCEAAGYDIIFIETVGVGQSETAVHSMVDFFLLLMLAGAGDELQGIKRGIMEMADALIINKADGDNYHKALIAKTQYANALHLFPSPPSKWSPKTAICSSVKFSGLEEIWEMLLDYKQFTQANGYFNRKRKEQDLKALSASFKAKLQNRFYANKAIREKSDFLEKQIINRKISPYQAAEQLVRFFVDELKKE is encoded by the coding sequence ATGGGTAAATCAAAAAATAAATCGGCTATTAAAATACAAAAAGGAGTTGTATCCCCCGGATCCATTAATCCAAACACAAAAGAAAATAAAAAACTATCTTCTACTCGTCATAGTACCGATTATTATGTGCAAGGAATTTTGAATGGTAAACGTGCTATCCTGAGTCAAGCTATTACTTTAGTAGAGAGTACTTTAATTAGCGATCAGGAACTTGCACAAAAAATTATAGAATCGTGCTTACCATACTCTCAAAATTCTATCCGAATAGGCATAACAGGTGTTCCCGGAGTAGGCAAAAGTACTTTTATTGAAGCTTTAGGATCTATATTGGTTGAAAAATACGATAAGAAGTTAGCCGTTTTAGCGATAGACCCAAGCAGTGAACGCAGTAAAGGAAGTATTTTGGGCGATAAAACCCGTATGGAAAAGTTATCTAATCACCCAAATGCTTTTATTCGTCCTTCTCCCTCGGCAGGTTCTTTAGGTGGCGTGGCTCAAAAAACAAGAGAAAGTATTATACTTTGTGAAGCAGCAGGATATGATATAATTTTTATTGAAACGGTGGGCGTTGGACAAAGTGAAACTGCTGTTCATTCTATGGTAGATTTTTTTCTTTTACTAATGTTAGCCGGTGCCGGAGACGAATTACAGGGTATTAAAAGAGGTATAATGGAAATGGCAGATGCTCTGATAATTAATAAAGCCGATGGCGATAACTATCACAAAGCTCTTATAGCAAAAACACAATATGCTAATGCTTTGCATCTTTTCCCCAGTCCTCCCTCTAAATGGTCACCAAAAACAGCCATTTGCTCGTCGGTAAAATTTTCCGGTTTGGAAGAAATATGGGAAATGTTATTGGATTATAAACAATTTACCCAAGCCAATGGGTATTTTAATCGGAAACGAAAAGAACAAGATTTAAAAGCATTAAGTGCTAGCTTTAAAGCAAAACTTCAAAATCGGTTTTATGCAAATAAAGCAATAAGAGAAAAGAGTGACTTTTTAGAAAAACAAATAATAAACCGAAAAATAAGTCCATACCAAGCAGCAGAGCAATTAGTACGGTTTTTTGTTGATGAATTAAAAAAGGAATAA
- a CDS encoding lipoprotein signal peptidase, whose product MKKSIFIILLVLFLDQVLKIWIKTNFLLGEEVALFGNWAYLHFTENNGMAFGFELGFSYGKLFLSVFRIIAILAIGWYLWRCIKRKENNGLIISLSLIFAGALGNIIDSAFYGLVFSESTFYHKAVFLPAEGGYSSFLHGQVVDMFYFPLINGIWPEWIPYLGGSDFLFFRPIFNIADSAISIGVGLLIIFQKQFLGKNSL is encoded by the coding sequence TTGAAAAAATCTATCTTCATAATTTTACTGGTACTATTTTTAGATCAAGTTCTTAAAATTTGGATAAAAACTAATTTCTTATTGGGTGAAGAAGTGGCTCTTTTTGGAAATTGGGCTTATCTTCATTTTACCGAAAATAACGGTATGGCTTTTGGCTTTGAATTAGGGTTCTCTTATGGGAAACTATTTTTAAGCGTTTTCAGAATTATTGCCATATTAGCAATCGGATGGTATCTTTGGCGTTGTATTAAGCGTAAAGAAAATAATGGCTTAATTATTAGCCTATCTCTTATTTTTGCCGGTGCTTTAGGTAATATTATTGATAGTGCTTTTTATGGTTTGGTATTTAGCGAAAGCACATTTTATCATAAAGCCGTTTTTTTACCTGCCGAAGGCGGTTATAGTAGTTTTTTACACGGACAGGTAGTTGATATGTTTTATTTTCCTCTTATTAACGGAATATGGCCTGAATGGATTCCTTATTTAGGCGGATCTGATTTCTTGTTTTTCCGTCCTATTTTTAATATTGCCGATTCTGCAATATCAATAGGTGTGGGCTTGCTTATTATATTTCAAAAGCAATTTTTAGGTAAAAATTCTTTATAA